In Nostoc sp. UHCC 0926, a single genomic region encodes these proteins:
- a CDS encoding Uma2 family endonuclease, which translates to MTIAQELDDQADISQDVIFPPSDLYSDEPPLESELHLRQIILLFKCLEWLWRDRNDFYAAGNLTIYYSPRQLKSEHFRGPDFFVVLGTERKTRKSWVVWEEDGKYPNVIVEILSDSTANTDKSLKKEIYQDTFRTLDYFWFDPYTLEFAGFHLVDGEYQPLQASEQGHFWSHQLGLYLGIHEGLLRFFTSVGQLVPTPEETAERLAAKLRELNIDPDTI; encoded by the coding sequence ATGACCATTGCTCAAGAATTAGATGATCAAGCAGACATTTCTCAAGATGTTATTTTTCCCCCTAGTGATTTATATAGTGATGAGCCTCCATTGGAAAGCGAACTGCATCTACGGCAAATAATCCTACTTTTCAAATGTCTGGAATGGCTGTGGCGAGACAGAAATGATTTCTATGCAGCTGGAAACCTGACTATCTACTACAGTCCGCGCCAACTTAAATCAGAACACTTCCGGGGGCCAGACTTTTTTGTAGTGCTGGGAACTGAACGCAAAACACGTAAAAGTTGGGTAGTCTGGGAAGAAGATGGTAAATATCCGAATGTAATTGTAGAAATTCTGTCTGACTCAACAGCAAATACAGACAAAAGTTTAAAAAAAGAAATTTATCAAGATACTTTCCGCACACTTGATTATTTTTGGTTTGACCCTTACACACTAGAATTTGCAGGATTTCATTTAGTAGATGGAGAATATCAACCTCTACAAGCTTCTGAGCAAGGACATTTCTGGAGTCATCAGCTAGGCTTATATTTGGGAATTCATGAAGGTCTATTGCGGTTTTTTACATCAGTTGGGCAACTAGTACCGACACCTGAAGAAACAGCAGAACGTTTAGCAGCAAAACTGCGGGAGTTAAATATCGACCCAGATACAATTTAG
- a CDS encoding CBS domain-containing protein codes for MDLILCHTTADFDALGAAVGLTRLLPGSKIVLTGGSDPTVRDFLALHRDEYPLIERRSVNPEKIRSLSVVDTQQRDRLGKAAEWLDLPHLTEIIVYDHHLGQESDIPARRSHISSVGATTTLIVELLQQQQISLTPTEATVMALGIHVDTGSLTFDQSTPRDALALAWLMQQGASLSVISTYRDPGLSLQLQQLLTESLQNLEYLRLHGYTVAWVTLKTDGFVPGLSSLASELVELTEIDAILLANEYPLSESDSRLTVIGRSQIPKTNLNLLFQPLGGGGHSQAASLNLRGVDSQAILKQLLDGVKAQIPHPPTARDLMSSPVRTILPETTIAEAQRILLRYGQSGLSVVDAQGQLVGIISRRDIDIALHHGFSHAPVKGYMTTNLKTITPDTTLPQIESVMVTYDIGRLPVLENGQLVGIVTRTDVLRELHQQRDEDGGGGKAKRGKSNINLPQLQNKLAPQLWQLLTTASQEAEKRGWHLYLVGGAVRDLLLADAAGSLMIKDIDLVVDGFHKSADVGAGVELAKALQQLYPAARLEIHGAFQTAALLWHKDPELDSLWVDIATARTEFYPYPAANPEVEASSIRQDLYRRDFTINAIALRLTTPRSGELLDFFGGLLDLEAKQIRVLHANSFIEDPTRIYRGVRFAVRFGFQIEPQTEEFIRYAINSGVYDRTAQENSKTPALQTRLKTELKHILEAPYWKSALQLLDNLGALQCIHPTLNLDAELLRQLRLLKRCLQRFDPQPTLIHWEMRLETLIAHLAPQYRGKVAKNLQLPEDSIARLKNLAQVQTEVITSLPTFQRPSQVVQLLREYDLPMLILIALQSPRSLRHQIWQYLTVWANMQPLLNGNDLKKLDYKPGPQYRQILDDVVAATLDGVIKDNREAKEFLAKHYPK; via the coding sequence ATGGATTTAATTCTTTGCCACACAACAGCAGATTTTGACGCACTAGGAGCAGCAGTAGGGTTAACGCGGCTACTACCGGGAAGTAAGATTGTCCTGACTGGCGGTTCTGACCCTACTGTACGGGATTTTTTAGCATTGCATCGGGATGAATATCCGCTGATTGAACGCCGTTCGGTGAATCCAGAAAAAATTCGTTCTCTGAGTGTGGTGGATACGCAACAGCGCGATCGCTTGGGTAAAGCTGCTGAGTGGTTAGATTTACCGCATTTAACAGAGATTATAGTTTATGACCATCACTTAGGACAAGAATCTGATATTCCCGCCAGGCGATCGCATATTTCCTCAGTAGGAGCCACCACAACTTTAATTGTGGAGCTATTGCAACAACAGCAAATTTCCCTGACTCCTACCGAAGCAACTGTGATGGCTTTGGGTATCCATGTTGACACTGGCTCCTTGACCTTTGACCAGTCCACACCACGGGATGCCTTGGCTTTGGCTTGGTTGATGCAACAAGGTGCCAGTTTATCAGTAATTTCTACCTACCGTGACCCTGGCTTGTCTTTGCAATTGCAGCAGCTTTTAACTGAATCACTGCAAAATTTAGAATATCTTCGTCTACATGGATATACGGTTGCTTGGGTAACTCTGAAAACAGATGGTTTTGTGCCGGGGCTATCGAGTTTGGCTTCAGAACTCGTGGAATTAACCGAAATTGATGCCATACTATTAGCCAATGAATATCCTTTGAGTGAAAGTGATTCCCGCTTAACAGTAATTGGGCGATCGCAAATTCCCAAAACGAATCTTAACCTATTATTCCAACCTCTAGGTGGCGGCGGTCATTCACAAGCCGCATCGCTAAACCTAAGGGGGGTTGATTCGCAGGCAATATTAAAACAACTCCTGGACGGGGTAAAAGCGCAAATTCCCCATCCCCCCACCGCTAGAGATTTGATGTCCTCTCCTGTTCGCACTATTCTGCCTGAAACCACAATTGCCGAAGCACAGCGCATTTTATTACGCTATGGACAGTCTGGTTTATCTGTAGTCGATGCTCAAGGGCAACTAGTAGGTATTATTTCGCGGCGGGATATCGATATCGCCTTGCATCACGGATTTAGTCATGCACCAGTCAAGGGTTACATGACTACGAATCTCAAAACGATTACACCAGATACGACATTGCCACAAATTGAGTCAGTGATGGTAACCTACGATATCGGACGCTTACCAGTATTGGAAAATGGGCAGTTAGTTGGTATCGTCACTCGTACTGATGTTTTGCGGGAATTACATCAGCAAAGGGATGAAGACGGAGGAGGGGGAAAGGCAAAGAGGGGGAAAAGTAATATTAATCTCCCTCAATTGCAAAATAAACTTGCTCCTCAGTTATGGCAATTACTCACCACAGCATCGCAAGAAGCAGAAAAACGGGGTTGGCATCTTTATCTTGTCGGAGGTGCGGTGCGGGATTTGCTGTTAGCTGACGCAGCAGGCAGCTTGATGATTAAAGATATTGACCTTGTAGTTGATGGCTTTCATAAATCAGCAGATGTTGGTGCTGGTGTGGAACTAGCAAAAGCACTCCAACAACTTTATCCTGCGGCTCGCTTAGAAATCCACGGGGCTTTTCAAACTGCTGCTTTGTTGTGGCACAAAGACCCAGAATTAGATTCTCTATGGGTAGATATTGCTACGGCTAGGACAGAATTTTATCCTTACCCAGCAGCGAATCCAGAAGTTGAGGCGAGTTCTATTCGTCAAGACTTGTATCGTCGAGATTTTACCATCAATGCGATCGCCTTGCGGCTCACTACCCCTCGTTCAGGTGAATTACTTGATTTCTTTGGCGGTTTACTGGATTTAGAAGCCAAGCAAATTCGGGTTTTACATGCCAACAGCTTTATCGAAGACCCCACTCGCATTTATCGTGGTGTGCGCTTTGCCGTGCGCTTCGGATTTCAGATAGAACCGCAAACTGAAGAGTTTATCCGCTATGCCATCAACAGTGGCGTTTACGATCGCACTGCTCAAGAGAATAGCAAAACTCCAGCCCTACAAACTAGACTGAAAACAGAATTAAAACACATCCTAGAAGCCCCTTACTGGAAATCGGCTTTACAGTTACTCGATAACTTAGGGGCGTTGCAGTGTATCCATCCTACCCTCAACCTAGACGCAGAACTCTTACGACAATTACGTTTGCTAAAACGCTGCTTGCAACGATTTGACCCGCAACCAACCCTTATCCATTGGGAAATGCGCTTAGAAACGTTAATCGCCCACCTAGCACCACAATATCGAGGGAAAGTAGCAAAAAATCTGCAATTGCCAGAGGATAGCATTGCTAGGCTGAAGAACTTAGCTCAAGTGCAAACTGAGGTGATAACATCATTACCCACTTTTCAACGCCCCAGTCAAGTAGTGCAGTTGCTGCGAGAGTACGATTTACCAATGCTGATTTTAATTGCTTTGCAAAGTCCGCGATCGCTTAGACATCAGATTTGGCAATATTTAACTGTTTGGGCAAATATGCAGCCACTATTGAATGGCAATGATTTAAAAAAACTTGATTATAAACCAGGGCCCCAGTATCGGCAAATATTAGATGATGTAGTTGCTGCTACCTTGGATGGAGTGATTAAAGATAACAGAGAAGCTAAGGAATTTTTAGCCAAGCATTATCCCAAATAA
- the psbZ gene encoding photosystem II reaction center protein PsbZ, producing the protein MTIIFQFALIGLVLLSFVLVVGVPVAYATPQNWVESKKLLWLGSGVWIGLVFLVGLLNFFVV; encoded by the coding sequence ATGACCATAATATTCCAATTTGCCTTGATAGGTTTAGTCCTGTTGTCTTTTGTCCTGGTTGTGGGCGTCCCCGTTGCTTACGCCACTCCCCAAAATTGGGTTGAATCTAAAAAACTGCTCTGGCTTGGTTCTGGCGTCTGGATTGGTTTGGTATTTTTAGTTGGTTTGTTAAACTTTTTTGTTGTGTAG